From the Leguminivora glycinivorella isolate SPB_JAAS2020 chromosome 15, LegGlyc_1.1, whole genome shotgun sequence genome, one window contains:
- the LOC125234059 gene encoding COMM domain-containing protein 10-like, translating into MECQWLKLSASFSKGIAVVNQLDTSKFEQFLRRIVTKLKVQDAEIFTEEEQQKLQKIFNVTDEQLLLAIKTLLYVFKRLLKFVFMPKNLKNDLETMGFLNDKAEIILKTWSVETKTMVNELDTETQKHLETLNFSWRVNAELSSDYHKKSKVPKAYLSFSSGENETEIEFTHPELYSMFLQFESIQNELDNLV; encoded by the exons ATGGAGTGCCAGTGGTTGAAATTATCGGCTAG CTTTAGCAAAGGAATTGCTGTCGTTAATCAGCTCGACACTTCAAAATTCGAGCAGTTCCTTCGAAGAATTGTTACTAAGTTGAAAGTTCAAGATGCTGAGATATTCACTGAGGAAGAGCAACAGAAACTGCAGAAAATATTCAATGTAACTGACGAACAACTCTTGCTGGCAATTAAAACACTGCTTTATGTATTTAAGAGACTATTAAAGTTTGTGttcatgcctaaaaatttgAAGAATGATTTAGAGACAATGGGATTTTTAAATGATAAAGctgaaataattttgaaaacatGGTCTGTCGAAACTAAAACAATGGTTAATGAATTAGACACGGAAACCCAAAAGCACTTGGAGACTCTAAACTTTTCATGGAGAGTTAATGCAGAGTTAAGTTCAGATTATCACAAGAAAAGTAAAGTTCCAAAGGCTTACTTGAGTTTTAGTAGTGGTGAAAATGAAACAGAAATAGAATTTACACATCCAGAGCTATACTCAATGTTTCTTCAGTTTGAATCTATTCAAAATGAATTGGATAATTTAGTTTAA